AAGTAGAGTCCTGACAcgtgaaattcacataggctTTATCACAAACGATGTATgtctctccatcagatgccactgctgtagtgccttcttccttcttgctctcaccgttgccattctgatttttcttcagagctctacacttCCTTTTGTAATGTCCCTCTTTTCCAtagtgatagcaagtgaccactttcttcgtcttcgactttgatctacccctcAATTTGTCACGTGAGTTACCATGCTTGGAAGAAGAATTTTTGCTTTGACTTCTtccccgttgttcagtaaccaaagcttttctttctagtctcatcattaaataaactatcTGTCACCGTGAGTTACCAAAGCTTTTctttctagtctcctcattaaataaactatcTGTCACCATggccaacgatagcttcccatttggcgcagaattgctcaatgcaaccacaagtgtgtcccaattatccgatagagtccctaaaagtaaACAAGCCTGCAGCTCATCGGGTAGTATTATCTCCAAGTTCGTTAACTGGTTAACAATATCTTgaaaattactcatgtgcacagccatatcacctccatcctggtAACGAAGATTAACCAACTTCTTCACGAGAAATGCCTTATTTTGCGGAGTCTTCCTTGcgtagagatttgtcaattaatcccacaaagctttcgCATTTatctcctgagcaacatgatgataaatactattgtctatccatTGCCAAATCAAACCAATAATCTTtcgatttgtgcgttcccaagccttaTCATCCTTATCATTGGGTTTCGtggaatccccttcaatgggatcgtacaagtccctgcaaaatagaagatcctccatccgagacttccatatagagtagttggttgcattcaacttgaacatagatcctgtagactcctccatctcgaaaatACCGAAAAAACTCgaacttctctaacccgaggctttgataccacttgttggaaAGGGATGTGCTCAACCAAACAacaacgcagcgattaatcttcctctcctactagtgtaattaatataggaactaatcaaatcaaccaacaagcagtaaagaaaagaacacaaagaattttacgtggaaaaccccgatgtgaggaaaaaccacgggaccaacttcgaatcaacgatccactatgaatgaaggttatacaatgtctttcatcaagggtaaacccttggatcaccaaactcaagagaaacactctcttggatcacccacacactaaattcgtcacccacactaGATGGTTTACAAAGTCAGCTGAaaacctacagagctcgaatagaaattatgaccgttcagaacttaGCTTCACACGTCGTAAAGCctctgtcaaaatttcgtcccaatcggagttcgtttacCCTttcgatcgaggtttgatctccagctggtCGGACTGAAATTCTGCTCTGCTGCTCTCTGTATTCTGctgcttttcttttctgttcttCTCTGCAGATCAACCACTGTGCTGCAAAATAAACTCTAACAAAAGTGGGTCATTGAGCCTATTAAatcccgataaaagcccaacaCAATTTGAACcaaacttcctccaaattgaagggatacccaacaacaTGTGATATGATTTTTCAGCTCAATAGCAGAACATTTTTATCCAAAATTTGGTCTATAACTTATGTAGGAAGATGAAAACTCGATTGGTAAAACCAATTGCTcattaaaaagtaattttaaaattcagttAATGTGTATTGTCTTTAGTGGATTTTATTATCTTAAAGTAAGTTGGGGGTTACGGCTATTTATATCAGTTAGTCATTTAATTAGGGTTGGTATTTGTAATAAGTCCTGTGACTTATGGTTATTTTAGAGTGCGGTTaaatttagagttgagttgagttttggttttaattgatttataatgattgtattgttgaattatgagaaaatgtatgaaaaagtaatgaatagttaagagaaagtaatgattgtgttgttaaattgtgaaaaagtaatgaatagttgagagaatttaatattaaacatttaattaaatggttaaaaaaatttaaaaaataaaaaaataatgattgtgtcgttgaattgaaaataagtggagttgagttgaacatttttttttaaaataaacacACCCTTAGATATTGATGTATATCTCACTTTGTGAGTGTGTAGGAGAAACCCTCCACCGCTATATGGAAAAGTCAGAATAAAGGGGGAATTTTCGTATGTGGAACTTTTGGTTTTTGTTGGTCCGTATAAATCTTAGTTTTGGTTTGAATTTTCGCATTGCGCTTCCAATAATTGATATCAAAGCAGCTGCCCTTCCAACAATCTCAATCATCAAatatgaggacacgaagtacaaacgtgggttggttcaagcggttcgataCTCATTCcacttaaataaggtctcgagCTCAAGTCCTTATAAATGCAAAAAATCAATGCTGTGATtgttttaccccttaatggaCAGACccggctcgactggattagtcagggCCCAGTTGGACTTTCGGATATCAGGATTTATACCGAAAAATATGAGGACATAAGGCAATGGATATTTGCGAAATGAACACAGCTTATATAATTAGGGAGTACACCAATAACTCTGAAACACTACCATTCATCGCATGAACGGTTCATGAAGCCCTGGTTTCCATTGAATTCACATGAGACTAAGAtggcttctttttttctttttctttttattttttcggtgcAGACTAAGATGGCTTCTGATATGCACAATAGATGTAAACTCGAGAGAGTGTTTCCGATCATAAAATTTAGCTGTCATGAAGGAACTTCTTAAGTCTCTTAGATATCGTTGCCGCAGCACCCTTACAATTTCCTGCGGACTCCTTATCAACCTGCATGAACATTTTACATTTTGAATTTACATGAAATCGGCAAGGAAATGATCGATCAATATTCATAATAAACATGCTAATcaagttttttatttatcaagaaagaaatatttgCTCTCCCAAATCCGTAATCTGGTTATTTATAATTGTTGCCCATCATAACAATCATTCTAGCTACATCATTAAAGATGCTTCTGCAAGCAATATTCATAATTTATCAGATTGGAAAAATTTTATACACGATGACCTCAATTATTAGACGAGAACGTATATTGCTGCACTATACAATCCCTTTTTTCTTATGAATtggtgtgtgtatatatatatatatatatttattgggTGAGGTAGAGGCCGAAGCCCTATGAAGTGGTATTTGAATATCCAATAACCCCAAAATTTACTATATGGTATTAcctataatatatttttttaaaaacttaaaTCTTTTTTAGAAGAATCAAATTCATGAGTCCAACCTATAACAAAAGGTAGTATCAAATTTAGATTCACTAGTTTTCATTATAACCGAAACGAAGTATCAAATTCTTAGAAATATATTTccattatttaaattaattgaaaagtactttttttatgaattatgaGAATTCATGAAAATTGTTAACCTTTCACGACTACTACGTACGCTGAAACTTATACGTCTATCAaatttaatagaaatattatatgttatagtacattgttttcaaattttataatttattgtaaATTGCTCCAAAGAAACACTTCGACTTTCAAATACAACTTTTTCCCCTCTCGGGGaattattcagcaaaaaacaATGTAGGATAAATTCTCATCATTTATTGAGAACCATTTCATACATTAAAAACTAATGTACGATTAAGTTAGCTATAAACCAATGAATAATgggaaaaatgtaaaagaagAATTGGATAAACGTACGTACAGCTGAGGCTTTTCACATAAATCTTGGCTTGTAAACGAATTCCGCTAAAATTAAGAGCAAAAGAGCTCATCGTACCTCGGCGTGAATGCTATGGAACACGACATCACCAATTACTGAAAAGTTGGCATTCAGGATCTCAGCTCCTTCCTCCTGCAGAACTCGAACAACCTTATTAAATATGAGCTGATTACAGCCCACGTTGTTCATGATGAGAATGACGTCCAAAATCGAGCCCAGCTCATGTATCATGATTTCAGGTGATAGTATTGCTGTTTTTGAAGATCTGCTGACCGGGCTGGCCGTATTTAGACTTTCGGGCTCTAACAAGCTCTCTTTCTTGTCCTTCAGCTTCTCCACTCTTGTCTGTAACTCTTTTATGTAGATGATAGCTTCATCAAGTTGATCTGGCAGAGAAGACATCTCCTGTTTATATGTCGAGATCGTAAGTATAACCTTAAACTTATGATCAGTAATTAAGGGAAGGATATTAAATGGGAATAAAGGAGAAGAAATACGattggaaaagaaattaaCTAATCTTTTTTCGGTAggtagaaattaattaatcttcATAGACTCTTAAACTGATAAAATTCCAAATGTTTTGTGCAAAGAAATATTGATGTGCTCTGTTTGCACCGTGGTCCCTctggaaggaaaaaaaacaaaaaatctaaATGATCTGtgtaaaaagaaatattaaattgtCTCTAGCATAACTATGTAATAATTCACAAAACACTCACTTTACGTTTCgaaaaaagattatataataattcttGCTTAATTAGATCACAATATTTCTTATTAACAAGACACTCATTTTTGCGGTAAGAGAGTCACTCCGAATTAGTTTGGTTGACCCTTGTATGTTCATATAGCATTATAACGTTCTACTCTGTTTATCAAACAAGTCTCAAGTATTACGCACCGACTCTGATTGATATCAAGCTCTCCTCGAGATAACTGTTATAATCGTAAGAGCTATCTACCATGCAACTTTGCGTGCGTGCGTGTGTGTAtatggaagagagagagagagagagagacctcAGAGCTTGAGTGAGGAACAAGGGCATTGAGCTTGGAGTACAGGGTCTTTATTTGTGCCATTTCCACCAATTTTCTTCCTTAGTTGTTTGAGGGGCTAGGGTTGCTCACCACCATCAATTTATAGCATGGCTTCTCTTCTACTTTCACGTTCCTATCAAGTAACCATCACGTATAATTGCATCCCACCTTCTTCACATGTGTAGCGTATACTTGTAGTTTTCCGTATCCGTTATATCGTCCTTGTCTTAATTGAGAGTCAACTTTTAGTCGCTTCACGAGATACTCGACTTGTACGATGATCTCGGTATTAAGAATTTACGATTGACTCGatatattttgattgattgatgtATCATATTGCCAGCTTAGTCGGCCCCTTTAGAACGACTTACAATTGATCGAAGTCCGGTCCTACAATGTCATGTATCAATGTGGGTATCACGTTCAAGGAAAGCTAAAGTGGAAGCACAATATCTATGAATAGTAGCTGTCCGATGTTGCGGTTGGATAAACCGAGGAAGCAACTGGGTTTCAAGTGTTTCTATAGGAGACGTGGATCATCCTCAGCCTTTCGATTTATGGCCACTATTCATATTTCGGCTCTAACCACAAATTGAATTGAAGGGCATGAAAGAAACGTGAAAGCATTTTGCAGTACGCGCGTTGGACACATTTCTGTTAGGTTACATCAGGCCAGTAGGAAGATTGTCACTAGTTGGGATTTCTGGAAATTTCTTGGCCCAATGGGCATCCAAACACTTTCAGCCCAGTCCCATTAATATTGGCCATCAGATCGTGGGCCCAAAGATGACAAGAAGAAAACGTGATTATAGCTGTAGAAGAAAACAAATCTGTTTCTTCCAAACATTAATGGACCGAAGGGACAAACTGCATCGATTCCCTAAAGTTTTGAATCTAAAGAAATTTACATACtatccttttaattttttataaagcACGGCTTATGTTAGCCCTCTTAACTCGTAAAATTTACCCTTGTTACTACCCCCAGCcggagaaaaatattttttcagagCAGAGAATTTCAGTTTGTGCGACTTTTTTGAGAATTTTGGTTACAAATAAGATGAATACCAATTCATATTGTAAACCATtgtattaatttaataaatccaCTTGTAGCCAGATATGCAGcggctttatatatatatatatatatatttcattccCACCCTAACTGAAAGATCGATTTGGTTGAAAATTTCATTAGTTTGATCAGTTCCTCCACGGTATTTCAGTgggaaataattaataaaaggtCACAAATTAAGAACATTAGGTACGTATAACCAGAAATGGTATATACAGTTTCCGTGCACATTTATGCACTCCAATCTAATATATTTTCTGGAAGAGGGAAATCAAGCTGCTCTAGATCTTATCGAAAAGATCAAATCtgtttgaaaatattatagtGTAAGCGGTAACAATCAAGTGttacaattattataaatttaaaatctattatatctccacaaaaaaaaagacatttaaAATCTATTTTACAGACACATACATGGTAATCTTAAACTGATCATTTAGTAGGTTAATGCACAATTTGTACATGAGATAATTGCATTCAAACTGGAAAATGACAGCTACATATATTGAGTAGAACTATATCCAAAAGCAAGCTAAAGTGCTCGACGTTATAATGTTATCACCATATTGAGAAGACGGACCACTGTCCATAGAATTCTACAAGATGATGGCCTCCAAGGATATAGGATCTCTAAATGGTGTGCAGGTGTTGACATCCTCCCCGTGTTCAGAAGCGACAGGAGGAAAAATCCTGAAAACATATCTTTTTTCTCTTGTCCTGGCACCAAAAGCATCTGTGAGAAGCTATACAAGCATGTTTGAGTATGTATGTGTACTTCATATGTGGGAGCAAGAAACGACATTGTTCGTTCAATATTTAGCTCTTATCAGAAGAAAGAGTCCGGTCTTCTATAAAATGATTGCAGTACAGGGCCGACTGATGGGAGTTGAAACATTAGGAAGAAGATTAAGACCGTTCACCAAGAATGGCTACTGCAGACTTGGGGAACTATCCAAGTTTCCGTCTTTGTTCTTAGTCTGAGACTGTCAGTCTTTTTCGTTTTGAGGCCTGGGTGCCTACTCTTTCTTGGCTCAATGTTTGGAGCAGTAGATCTCGGCACACTGTGTTTTCCGGGCTCTTTTAATCAGCTTTCGTTGCTGTGTTGAATTATAATGACTGAGAAACATAAAGACCAATTAGTAACTTACAATTTTGAGTGGTGGaatcaaataataatagttGTTCCATTTACTAGGtccttcaaaaaaaaaaaagaataagtaGATACTTATAACTAGCTTTTCGCCCAGGAAAGCACAGATTTTAgatgtatttatttttactaatgtttgaaatttaaatattataaaagtcTAAAACATCATAATTGAAATTTACAAACTGACTTAGAGGTAATGAGAATGACAGAACTAGGGGTAAAGGCTGAAATGATTGATTTCTATGTTGAGGCTAATAGGAAAGATGATCCGCATGATGACGATGCTAATGGGAACATCGGGTATGATCATGGGAGAAATGTTGACGGGAACACTAGGTTTGATGATGGGAGAAATACTTATGGGAATGTGAATATTGGTCCGACTCCAGTAAGgattatatttgaaaattaaattagtccAACTCTATCAAAGAttatcttttaattaaaactaattattGAAAGTTTTTGTTcttaataagtaaattaatcttataaaatatgacaattattataaaaggTAGTAATCCAAATATATGAACAAAATTAATCCGGGCAACTCACGGGATCGAACCCTAGTAATTATATAAACAACATACACCAGCCTCTACTTCAACCTCAAAGCTCATTACATGAACAAAAAACCAAAAATTGATCCAAATGGAGACCACGAAAAAGCTTGGATATGAAAGTCGAAAACTTGAGAATACAACTTACATTGTTAGTCAACCCTCGAAGTCAGTAAAACAAATGGAGACCAAATGGGAACCCCAGTGCACTGACCCACCTGCAGATGaaaaaaatccattttttAAACCATTTCACAACCATCATGCAATCAAGAAAGAGGGGATACAAACAAATGTGGGAACACCTACTGCTATTCAAGAGCCCGACAATCTTTTTTAAGTTGCTGAATTTGGGGACCACCACGAAAATCACCTGCTCCGTCGGCCCTCATATGGCCAACAAAGGAAATGGAGCACAAAACCCCCAAATTTAAAACCCTAATAAGAGGCTGGCCTCACCCTCACTTCCTGTAAGCCACAAGGTGGAATTAGGGGCTCTGATTTTTAAGGGAAGAGCAGAGATCAGAAGGGCAAGAGACGGGAGAATGGAGAAATGGGGGGAAGAGCAATTCTGGGATTCGAATGGGATCCATGTATTGATAGCGGGAGAGTCAAGTGGGTAAAAGGATATCGGGCAGATCGgaatatgagttattttgtatGTGATAAAAGCATAGGTCCACTATTCATCCACAAATATGCTACATTAGTTTTCCGTTTAATTTTCACGGAAATTTTGATGCCTGACCACAATTAACATTATACCCAAAACTATGTGctatatagtataattttaaaaagttgtgCTAAAATTGAACAAAAGTAAAAGGTTAtgttatgatatatatttttctttaataactATGAGGAACATTAGATTTACTGTTTGACCAAATGATTATCCTTATGAGTAACATAATGTATTTTCTTTGGAAATCCAacattaattttactttttagctGAAATCATGAAAAATAATCTTTGTATCGCGCAACTGCACAAATGGCGATATTTTGAGATTGCCAAATGTAGTTATCaattatcattaaaaataaaatgaatagaTATATACACAATATAATCATTTGGATTAAACATTTTACAATGCAGATTTTCATTACAACAGTTATTTAAAAGTATGTAACCTAAAGAATCAGATAGATGTTTGATGGAAATTATGATGAAAATCTACTTACAAcatctatatttatttttatttgtctatatagatataatttagAGTATagactatatattataaattcttGTATTATATATTCGCGATTGAAAACTAAAACAATCATTTTGTATGAATATTTCGTCAAAAATAGAATTCAAATTgactaattattttaatagtaaaataaaatctatttagaggattatttattattaagtattttatAAGTAATAAATGTACCAATTATGTGTATTTAGATCAAGAcgcatttttttatttatatgaagACTTTTATATCGTAAGACCGGTATATACATAATCTATTCCATGTTATGGcagcatatatattaattaattaagatacTCGGacgtaaaattattatttatagcTGTTGACATGTAATTGcagataaaatttaatatttataagaTCCAAGAAGCAAAATTTAGAGAGAGCCACCTTAAGAGATTGGGCCAAATGGGCTTGTTCAACCATACTCGAAATCATACGAGAGCCCAGTTGAAGTTCGACCTAGACTTGATGCCCATTGGAAAATGGATCGAAttggaataaaataaaaaaagaaaagagaaagagaaagttaCTGCATGTAATTTTCCAATCGTTTAGTGCCCATGTTTGGCGAGTCTCACCTATTAATGTCGAATCTAAGATATCTTGATTTAGCTCAACGCTGATGTTATTGCACCGAAACCCCTTTTTCTATGCTCAAGTAATTTTTTTGAGTGTGTATCATGATATTCGGAATAAAATGAGCATCCACTAATCTAGTTCGAGCTGGATCAACCCACTAAGGATGAAGTTTTCtcagtatgaattttttttattcacaaaactcgaacATGAGATATTGCTTAAGAGAAATAATCGTTGAAATGTTTATGTTGGTATGCTCAAGCAAGTTTAATCATTAAGAACAGTAACAGGTCAttccattaaaaaagaatgagGAAATGGACAACTAACCAATAAGTGATAGTTGTGTAATTTTGGGTGCAGGAGTTTCATCTATAAATGGAGATCACCATGGAGGACCCTTGGACATAACACATCATACACAAAAACACAAGCATACTCTTCAATAAGAGCTGTCTTTATTGATGGGTTTGGAAATATAGGGCCCCTAAATCAAGCCAGATATGTACGGCCCAAAAGCCTAATCAGTAGGCGGAAACTGCCCTAACcgcatattttcaaaagaaaatatttgtgAGTAATACATAATCAAGTGAAAGTGTAAAACTCAATATGAGAATGAAAAAGCGTCACGCTACATATCTCTATCTTTTTTATTGGACATATGTCATCCAGGGATGGAGTTTTGCACCTAATCTTTTCCCTATTTTCATAGCTTGTATATACAAATGTATGCAAGCGTTCAAGGgggacaaattttttttttttcgatgtatACTCTGATATCCATAAGGTTAAGGACCCCTGGCTAATCTAGTCGAGTTGGGTCGGGCCGTTAAGGGATAAAGCTATCATagcgtggattttctccattcacaagactcgaactcgaTACATTGCTTAAGGGGAACAAATACTGAACCATTTAAACCAACTCACGTTAGTTTAGGGGGACTATTTTTCGACATCCTTTCATGTCAAAAGACTCTTAGATATCCATATTTGGCTTGTGACATTGTCACGCGGTATACCAGTTTTATATAAGACTTTCTCCACGTGACACTATGTCAccatatacaaaataaatatatttttgtcaacaataatttttttagtgaCATTTCTAAAAATCAAGAGGATTTGGGAACATATTGGCTTGTGATATTAGTACGTGGTATATTCattacatataaaattttctcatgcCTATGATCACATCATTTATTAAAAAGGCTTTATATGTAATGAATATATCACGTGATAATTgcgcataaaacatcaaaatattttcttttttaacagTGTTatatcacaatttttttactATCCATGCTGATACATTGAAAAACTATTAACCTTTTACACATATCACGTGATATACAAGTTATGCAAAAGATTTTCTCgtcttatttaaaaaaagggaATATATGCCCCCCGACACTAGGGGTGTTTGGGTCCGAgtacctctttttttttttacgataCTCGGACCTTACACTATAAGGAACAAGTTCCAAGATTTTAGAACTGAACCCTACCCTATTGAGTCTTGGAACATGGACCTACCCAGAACTTGTATTATACCACGGTTCCGAGTACCCTATTGGAACTTGTAAATTAtttgtctcgctaaataaaatcgaaaatgtctcGTACATAATCAATAATCATGCAAAACAGAATGTCGACATAGATTTAAATTAACCCACAATACATTTACAACAAAAagtaatatgtctcatcaatccatctaCAAAACTAAACATTCGTAATACGATCAAGCATCACCGAGGACACGCCGAGATCGTCGAACTAAAGCTGCCGACGATAAGGAATGCGAAACTTccatcgagagagagagagagagagagggtaaagtaaaaggaagaaatatatctgaatataatcaggaaaaattattatcggGTCCGGGTACCGATTCTAGTTCTGGATACCTTGTATGGAGGAATTGGAATAAGAATCGATTTTTACCagttctttattttaatatccaGACCCTACCTTATTTTCcatacgagctacccggaccctaccataATCGATAGGTTCCGACGATTCCAGGTATACCCGGTATCCTcggtatccgtgcacacccctacccGGTTCTCTCTTACGGTGGACTATTATGTCCCCCTTTTAGGTTCTTAGTTTTATAGTCCAGTGACCAATCaagtattttcatttttctttacttAGGAACATCTTATTTTGTTTACCttcatattaataaaattaattaattcgtcAATTTCTGTTTCACCTAATTTCTTCATATTTTAATCTATCACTAGGGGAGACCCTGCATGACATTGCAGATTgaaattttcttcaattttttgattCATTATCATGATTTGTGCAATAATTAATATAGTGTATAACAAAAACTAATAACAAActacttatttttaaaaattatgaactctcaattaatagtaaataatcttttttatcaaaagatgtatcatattatcatatataatataatttttctatttatttagagtgtgttttgaataGGTTAAATAGGTTGATTCTTGAATATAAAGCTTTGCTCTTAAAAAGAGCGGTACGAATaacatttgaaaataatattaagtaaatGAACACATGATGAactttaagaaaatgaaaatatttgcgttttataaatttatgaatataaattaacaacgaaattatttttcatcgTCGGGTCTTCCCATGTggataaagagaaaaaattattatctataattaaaaagtacgtgtttaattaatat
The sequence above is drawn from the Punica granatum isolate Tunisia-2019 chromosome 5, ASM765513v2, whole genome shotgun sequence genome and encodes:
- the LOC116207342 gene encoding transcription factor bHLH162-like, which translates into the protein MAQIKTLYSKLNALVPHSSSEEMSSLPDQLDEAIIYIKELQTRVEKLKDKKESLLEPESLNTASPVSRSSKTAILSPEIMIHELGSILDVILIMNNVGCNQLIFNKVVRVLQEEGAEILNANFSVIGDVVFHSIHAEVDKESAGNCKGAAATISKRLKKFLHDS